The Triticum aestivum cultivar Chinese Spring chromosome 6D, IWGSC CS RefSeq v2.1, whole genome shotgun sequence genomic sequence TTCATGCTACAAAGGTGTATTTGTTGGTGTTGCATGTACTGATTTTTTATGATGCATACACAGATTTTCTCTGTTGAAAGCTTTTGTGAATCTTTTCCCAATAATGTGTTGCAAGCAAATGTGGGATCTTACAACGTTTTCCTGCACCATGTTTGTTAATATGCAGACATATCTCTTTTTAATGATGTTGCACACACACAATTATTAGTTTACATCTGTGGTTTCCTGTTTTCACCACCGAAACTATCTGGAAATGGGCTTGATAGATTTGATGCTACATGTATACCATGTTCCAATAAAACTACTCCTAGCAATGAAAATAAATAGTGATTGCCAGACATACATGTATTCTCTTGTTGGATTGAGTAGCTAAAGAACATGACATTGGTGTACACTATTAGCAAATGTTTGTAGATAGAAGTGAATAGAACACACTGGTTGCATGTTTTATATgtacaacaacaaaaaagacagaAGTGTCTTAGAGCATGGCCGATGCTTGTTGCTTGTAGACCAAAGCGACTACCTGCGAAAGGATTGGTCTCCTCTCTAACAAAGTGaagagcaaaaagaaaaaaaagcaacaCATAAGGAATTTGGCTTTTGTAATTCTTAATAAAGAATGTTGTGCAGTATGAGAAAACGGCAGCCCACAAGATGGTGCCCTAGGAACTCGTGTTGAACAACTCTTGGTTGAAACGGCGGCATCACCATTTTGTGCCTCGATGGACTTACGAGAGCAATAACTGGTGTTGCTTCCTTTGACCATGTTCTTCTAAGTGTTGCACGTAGGACAAATTTTTCTTCCTCATTCCTATTTTTGTTGCGAGGAAAATTCCGATTTATTCATCAATTATCAAAATAGTATAAAAAAACACCATAAGTAAAAAAATGCATTCAGGttcgtagaccatctagcgacgactacaagcacagaAGCGAGCTGAAATCTTATACATTTAGTCTGCGTCTTGCAAACATGTTCTCTAATATACTCGATATGCCACATGGGTAATTTGAGCAAAACTTTTCTCAACAAAGGGTTTGAGGTTTTGAGCAGATTGTTTTTTTAGTGTTATGTTTTGagcagtttttttttaaaacacTAACATCCACACGTGTGGCAACATTGCAACTCGCCCACATGTCTGGATCACTGTCCAGCTAAGTTTGCACGAATCTAGACACCGAGGCAGTTTTcgcgtgccacgtaggacaaggccaatgtgtgggcgttggagaggtCGCCCACACGCCCCACAACACGCGGttgccagctgcgctgtgtgggcgaactagtttctgcccataCAATCATCACCTAGTCCACGCGCGTGTGGgtgaactgcttttcgcccacacggCAGTCGTACGTTGTTGGATGGCAACTGGAGTTGCGCGTACATGACAACTAgggtaaacacacatgacaactatgattcgtttgctagacggcaactgcagttgcgcataCGTGGCAATCAGGTAAACATACATGACAACTGTGGTtaaccacacgtggcaactaggtaaacacaatggcaactattgtttgaccatatgtggcaagtagttaatcacatacgacaactatggtttgattacacgcgacatactaccataaattagacatgtcaactatagttaaccaaaacagaggGAGTTGACATGCTTTTACAATCATACTTGCCATCCCGGatgcaactaaatcgtcatcccgcgaGTACCTAATGTAGTTGCGCTAGGACGTGTGGGCATATTTGCTTCATGCCACACGCGCGGGATAGGGATGCGTAGGacttgttgggcgtgtggcacgaagtagctgcgcccacacgtgtgggcaattctactTTTCACCCACACATAGCCCGTGTGGGCTGCCCCCTGCTCATGCCACATATGGTGTGTGGGCGAATGCCTATtatgccacacgtgtggtggaTATTGACGTTTTTTTTTAGACAAAGGTTTTGAGCAGattttttttttgttgttgttgagaaaATGGGTTTTGAGCAGATGAATTCCCTCCGTCTGACGAGAAACACACGTGCCCCGAAGTACTGGACCGGGCCAAAACTTCCTTCCAGGACGGAGAACCCTTTGCAGTGGCAGCCCACCTCCGTCCTTTCCTCCTCCCCTACCAGCGGCGGCGACGGACGACGGCCGTTACGGAAACTCCCAAACGGCCAAACCCCACCGGACTCACCCGACCAATCgctcgcccccgccgcctcccgtgGAGCCAGCGCAGCCGCGTCCGCTTCCGTTTTCAGAAGCATGCCGAGGCCTCCTCCGCTCGGCCGAGGGGCTCCGGGCGCCAGGCGGCCGATGCGGGACTTCTTCGCCGCCTGGCTCGCCACCCTCCGCTCGCCGCTCCTCCCGTTGCTCCGCCGCGCGCTCTCCTCCTCCCCCGGCGCCTGGAACGACCCATTAtcatcggccgccgccgccgtcgaggccCACTTCGAGGCGCACTGGTCCGCCCTGGACTCGGCCGCCCGCCAGGACCCCGCCCAGGTCATCTGCGCCGGAGATTGGCGGTCGCCCCTGGAGCTCCCCTTCCTCTGGCTCGGCGACTTCCACCCCTCCCTCCTCACCTCCCTTCTCCGATCGCTGTCGCCTTCGCCGCGGCTCCTCGCCTCCGCCGACCGCGTCGACCGCCGAATCCGCGCCGCCGTCCCCGTCCTCTCCGACCGCCTCCGCCACGCCCAGGAGGTCTTCACATCCGCGGAGGTGGCTGGCGGGGCCGACCTGGAGGCGTTCTTGGAGGAGCTCAAGGCCGTCGCCCTCGAGGCTAATCGGCTCCGTCGGGGCGTTCTTTCGGATCTCGTTGCTGCCGCCGGTGGGCACCAGGCGGCGCTCTTCCTCGAAGCTCTGTCGCGCTTCGTGCTCTCCATGCACGACCCGGTGGTGCTCCGCCGCTTCGACCATTGTCGCCCCTCGCCTGGTAGTTAGCCCCTCTTCTTGGCTCGCTAGTTTCTATTCTGTTTCTTGAGTTCTTTGGGTTGTGCAAATCTTGGTTTCTGGGAGGAATTGATACCAATGAAGCTTCATGTAAAAAAATCGAGACAACGTTAATATGTAGGAAGGGTTAGTGCCAAGAAAAAAATGGCATTCTTCTGTATGTTTGGCTGTGATTCTCTTCTTTGTAAAGGAAATGCTGGACCTTGGAGTATATGGTAAGATGTGCAAGGAAAACGCTGTGCAAAGTGTGGAATGTCTTGTGACTGATGTTGTTTACTGCATTGCATTAGGAGTGTCAATCGTCCTCCAAACTATCTCTTGAAGTTATGGATGGATTGAATAGGATTGATTAAATGTTAGCAGCAGGGGAATTGGATTTTCATGAACAATGAAGAAGTAATCTGCGCTGCTTGTTTCATCTTCTTTTGATGTTTAGTTGAACATTGTTTGTCATTTAGTTGATTCAGATTACATAACAGTGCCGGTACTATTGCGTTGTTCACATTGTGTGCACAGGTATCATTGTTaccgtgtactccctccgtcccaaaattcttgtcttagatttgtctagatacggatgtacctaatacgaaaacgtgacttgatacatccgtatttagacaaatctaagacaagaatttttggacggagggagtatattgcttGTGTCTTATCTTTTTGGTGATAAAATAGTTTGATGAAAATGAACAGACCTTTACATCAGATTGATTTGCTGTGAAATTTTTACCTGAGATGTACTCTGCCCTCATAAGTCATAACTAGCATCGGTGTGACACACACTATTTAGTTTCTTTTCCAACGTTTAGTCAGTAATTGGTTTGCAAAAGTAAATCTGCTGACAGTAACTTTTACTAAATGACTCCTAATGTCCACTTGCGTTATGCTAGTCTCTGTGCATCTTTTTACCTGGTTATATACTTACATTATGCTAGACAATAGGAAAAGTAAATTTTTGGCATGATAGCGAGATGAACACTCTAGGAAGATGCCAACTCGTTATGTTTTAGGCAGCAGTGCCACTAAGTTTAATCTGCAACGGTCATAAATCTTTGAATGGTGTTCCTGCGAGTAATGAAGTCAGCAAACAATCATGCACTAATTATTGGACAAAATTGTTTAAGGGCGTTACGCCCTTGCCCCAACTCGATAAATATGCATCTAAAGGCATGTGAATGGTCTGAATTTAATTGTTTCAATGTATTTAGCGTGTTGTTAGGCTTGAACAAATATTTGTGCCTCTAATAGCCGAGACACTAACTGGATATTACTTGGATAAAGAAAAGGTAAAATCTGATTCTCGGGTAATCATTACCATTTGCTAATATTACCAGTCAGAACCAGCACTTGGTGAATTGGTTGGTTTAATGACCTAATTTGAAGGCTCCCGTGATAATTTAATTTAATGATGTACTATATCAAAAATGACCCAGCCAAGTCTAACTTTGTAACTACAGTTTATATTGCATTCGAAGCTTTGGAGAGAAAAGGAACATCCTGTAAAGAATAGCTTTACTAGAATCTTGTGAAGATCGGCTGAATTACATGCTGTCCTTAACTATTGTCAGTTGTCACGGTTCTGCCAAAAAGGGTCTAAGGCTGCCATTAAGATTTTTTTATTTCTTCAACTTTTGCTAGTTTTATTTGGTATATTTTCCGCACTGATTTTTTTACAAACCATTTGCTATgtttttcttgataaacaaatctTTTGGCATTCTTCAACTCCAAACCTCCATAGGTTTACATCAGATTATGATAGGCGAGTGTACTTGTAAATTTAGGGGGGTAGCAAGGGTTTGGCCCCTTTTTTAAGGTTGCCTAGGTCAATAAGAAATTGCAGACTAGGTGAACCGAAACCACTTAATTGCTAGGTCACCAAGAAGGCAAGAAAATACTTGGGAAACCTATTTGATAACATCAATGGTTATTAGGTACGCATACAAAATATAATTGTAAGTGCACTTCTCACTTCAATGCATAGCACTAGTTACTTTTCAACCACATAACGAAATGTCTGATCCCGCACAAACTTTAATCACTCATAACTTTGCCATACTGTGGGAATATATCCATGTCAATCACCTTCCCTTGGGAATTGTATCTTTTATAACAGCTGGAAGGCAGTTAACCACCGGATACGATTCAGCAGTTTGCATTGTTTCTTTAGTTATGCAGCAGAGACTAAACTTATGGTTGTATAAATTCAACTGTTGGGggtagttactactccctccgttcctaaatatttgtctttctagagatttcaaatggactaccacatacggatgtatatagacatattttagagtgtagattcactcattttgctccgtatgtagtcacttgttgaagtctctagaaagacaaatatttaggaacggagggaccaGTTACTAGATGTATTTTTACATGCATAGATTCTTCAAAGCCTCTTTGACCAATATTATACTTTCATTCTTGTTTGAATTTCTTAAGTTTGTTCTCTTGCTGTTTGGATAACTATTTCTGAAGAAACTAGACTAGGTGCAGCGTGTAGAACTTGGCTCGCACACACTAATCAGAACAAAAATGTGAGCTAGGTCCAAAGCAACAGGAAGTCCTGCTTATGTACATAAAGAAACTCAGGATAATATTTAGTATGGTGGTCTAAAGAACAGTTTATGGTTGTCTAAAGTACAGTATCTTTACAGTGTTTCCATGTGAGGATATAGCACTGTTGGTTACATAATGCTCTCCAAAAATGCATCCCTAGATCCAAATGTTTGCATAGCATATCCACTATGTTTGCATGGCTCTCTTGACTCTTGAGCAATTATGCCCTCTAGGTTTCTTGTTGTTCCAAGTCTGGCAGTTGTACTTCTTGACACTATAACAGATCTCTCAGAAGTCGTGTCCATATTTCTCTTCTGCTTTAACCTCAAGAAAAAGGCGAAGATTTATTGATAGAAACAGTGAGTGCACGTTGTTTTCCTTGCTATAGCCTGACGAAAAAATGTTCCTCCCTTGTTTAGTTCAGATGAATGTCTATGAGCCCTATGTCTTCCTATTCATCCATCAGACATTCGCATACATTTATTTCCCTTTATCACCTTTTCTTAATTGGTATGTACTATAAATCTTATGAACTTCTTTTTGGGATAATTATATACTTTGAATTGAATCTTCTAAAGTAATTGTTTTACCTGGTTCGTTTTTCCTCAGTCTTCCATCTTTTACGTAGCGGTAAAGATGGGGCAGCGGTAAAGCTGTtaccttgtgaccatgaggtcacgggtttgaGTCCTGGAAACAgtctcttgcagaaatgtagggaaaggctgcggaCAAAAgatccaaagtggtcggacccttccccggaccctgcgtaagcgggagctacgtgcaccgggctgcacttttttttctttttccatcTTTTACGTCTTTTGGTCTAACCTAGACGTCCTCATAAAGTAATCTTCTTAAGTTAATGACATCTTGCTGCCATATTGCCCTCACAGTTCTGCATGTTTCCCATAGATTATACAAAAGAAAATACCAAGTTGAGAAATTAGTTACTGCAAATATATTTCTTGGAAGCTTTTGTGATCTCGTGTGGCAGAAGTGCATCAAATAATAATATCTTTGCTCATGTTGGCGGGCAAGGAGGGATGAACTGCAAAAGTGCAAATTGAAGTTCTTTTTATCATCTGCCAAGTTGTACCATTTTGTCTTAAGATGCCCAACCAAAGCCTTGACCTCTTAGGCTGATGGTGGTATAATGGGAAGCTGTTGCCGCCTTTTGTGCTTGTCTGCATAGTGACAACTGACAAGAGGAAACTCCTGAACCCTGTGCACATATGGGTTCGTTAATCAATGATAAGGAAACTTCTGTGCTAGTTTGTGAACAAAGTTTGGGCTATCCTTTGGTGTTAAGGTAAGTTTGCCTAGTCATGTGGTTTTCGCCCGGTTCTCCACTAATTAAATGAGCCGTTAAGAGATTGCTTCTGCTTGATTAATAGATTGAGGCCCCTGGGCTCCAGTTCAAAATTTATCCTGGGTCGTTGAGAGATCGCAGCACTAGTCAAATCAGACGTGGTGCCAGTGTTACTTGCTAGTTCTCCATGAAAGCAAGAACATATTAAAAAACCTATTGGTACTGATAAACAAAGAGAAACTGTAGCCAGCAATAACTATGCACTATGTTCTAGGAATAGGTCCATGGACAACCATCTTCCCTGGAAATATTATCTTTCGTATCAATTAGAAAGGCAAACCACTGGATACTATTCAGCATTTAGTTTTGTTTTCTTCAGATCTGTACCGAATACTAGGCTTATGTTTGCAAAATCAGCACTTGGTGATACTTACAAGATGTATTTTAGAAGCATAGATTCTTCCAAGCCTTCTTGGCCAATGTAATATTTATAGGGTGTATTTTAGATGCATAGATTCTTCCAAGCCTTCTTTACCAATATTGTTGTACTTGTATGTGTCCCTTGAACTTTTGAAGTTTGTATTCTTGCTGCTAGGCATAAAGTATTTGCATTAGAGCATTGATAACTATTTCCCAAGAAACTGGACCAGGTGCAGCCTGCAGAACTGGGTTCACATTAGTCAGAACAAAAACCTAAGCTAGGTGGTCCAAAGCAACAGGAAGTCCTAGCCTTGTATAGAAACTCAGAATAGTATGTATTCTGGTGGTCCAGTCCAGTGCATCAATAGGTCGACCTACAACCATACAGTCTTATACTAAGTAAATAAATTTTGTGTGGTCCTAAAGAACAGTATCTTTACAGTTTGCTCCATGTGAGGACAGGACTGTTGGGTTAGGTTATGGTCTCCAGAACTGCATTCTAACATCCAAAAGTTAGCATAGTAGATCCACTATGTTCGAATGACCCTCTTGACTTTTGAGGAGTGAGGCCCTCTAGGGTTCTTGTTGTTTCCAGTCTGGCAGTTGCACTTATAGATGACTATAACAGATCTTGCAGAAATTCTTTCCATATTGTTCTCTTCTTCTCTTGCCTCAAGGAAAACACGAAGTTGCATTGATGAATTGACTATCCCATTGTTTTCCTCTTCGGTGTTTCTTTTCATTCTTCTGGCAATCCATATATTTGTTTTCTTCAATATCACATTTTCTCAGTTAAAATGTAAAAAACTTTGAAACTTCTAAAGTAATCGTAATTATTTTACCCGGTCAGTTTTGTGTGGACTAACATATTTGGCCTAACAATAGCTGCTGTGTCAGCGTATATGATATCTTGCAGCACTGTTTGCACTGACAGTGCTGCCTGTTGCCAATTAATTATGCGAAAGAAAGTGTCAAGTT encodes the following:
- the LOC123145029 gene encoding protein INAPERTURATE POLLEN 1 homolog — translated: MPRPPPLGRGAPGARRPMRDFFAAWLATLRSPLLPLLRRALSSSPGAWNDPLSSAAAAVEAHFEAHWSALDSAARQDPAQVICAGDWRSPLELPFLWLGDFHPSLLTSLLRSLSPSPRLLASADRVDRRIRAAVPVLSDRLRHAQEVFTSAEVAGGADLEAFLEELKAVALEANRLRRGVLSDLVAAAGGHQAALFLEALSRFVLSMHDPVVLRRFDHCRPSPGIFGKHEAR